The DNA sequence TACCTCGAAAGCCGTCCAAATGAAACTGGCACGGAGTTTGAAAATTGACGAATCACGAAAACAAACCTAATTGCCATGGTCTTTCAAACTAACGCTATCTGGACAGTATCGATGTTGGTAATGTTGGCACCTGCCGCGACAATGACTCCATTCGGGAAGGAGTTGGTCGGGGAAGCCATCGAAACCACGGAAACCGTATACAACGAATCCGAAGTCGACGAACGGGTAGTCGCGCTCAACTACGAAGAGGTAGCAGATTACATTGGCTATCCTCGAACTGCGAAAAACGCTGGCATTGAAGGCAAAGTGGAAGTGATGGTATTGGTCAACGAACACGGAGAAGTAGTCGAGGTCAAGGATCCTGTCGATGGGCACCCCTTGTTGGCGATTCCTTCCGAAGCTGGAGCCCGATTCATCCAATATCGTCCCGCCTTCAAAAATGGGAAGGCAGTAAAATGCTGGACCACCACAACATTTGATTTTGTTCTCCCTTAGGGTATTCTGGGTCTAATCCCATATATAATAAAAACTCCCCATTGCGGTTGTCCGACAATGGGGAGTTTTTATTTTTCGATTATATTGAATATATACATTCCGCATAACGCAGGAGCTTGTTTTTTTCGTAATTTTCCGCTCGGATTCGGGCGCACCCTACAACCGAATGAATCTTTAACCTCATGATGCAAAGACTTTACGCAATTCTGCTGAAAGGAATCTGCATGTCCCTCCTGCTTTCTCAAGTGGGAATGTTGGACCAATTGCATGCGCAGATCAACACTTATCCCTATTATCAAGGGTTCG is a window from the Pontibacter sp. G13 genome containing:
- a CDS encoding energy transducer TonB, which gives rise to MVFQTNAIWTVSMLVMLAPAATMTPFGKELVGEAIETTETVYNESEVDERVVALNYEEVADYIGYPRTAKNAGIEGKVEVMVLVNEHGEVVEVKDPVDGHPLLAIPSEAGARFIQYRPAFKNGKAVKCWTTTTFDFVLP